In Porphyromonas cangingivalis, a genomic segment contains:
- a CDS encoding TatD family hydrolase, whose translation MMERSQTILVDTHSHVFTEEFDEDRDAVIARSVEAGVGAILLPNLDDTSIEALMGLADRHPGVCFPMLGLHPSYVEADYKDRLAKIRIALEQFHDRCVGIGEIGLDYYWSLEYKAEMNDALRTQLSWALEYDLPVSLHARDAIMDTIQAIKDVGADKLRGVFHSFTGTVDELKAVLDLPHFYVGINGVVTFKNNDLKTFLVDNLPPERLIIETDAPYLSPMPKRGKRNEPAHLVHIFEYLTTLYGMSASTMRDKLFASSSNLYNFTVR comes from the coding sequence ATGATGGAGAGATCACAGACGATACTTGTCGACACGCATTCGCATGTCTTCACCGAGGAGTTCGATGAGGATAGGGATGCCGTGATCGCTCGGAGCGTGGAGGCGGGAGTCGGTGCCATCCTCTTGCCCAATCTCGATGATACTTCCATCGAGGCGCTCATGGGGCTTGCCGATCGCCATCCCGGAGTGTGTTTCCCGATGTTGGGCTTGCATCCCTCTTATGTCGAAGCGGACTATAAGGATCGACTGGCAAAGATTCGTATCGCTCTCGAACAATTTCATGACCGCTGTGTCGGCATAGGTGAGATCGGGTTGGACTATTACTGGTCACTGGAGTACAAGGCGGAGATGAACGATGCCCTAAGGACACAGCTCTCCTGGGCACTGGAGTATGATCTCCCCGTCTCTTTGCACGCTCGTGATGCCATCATGGATACGATACAAGCCATCAAGGATGTCGGCGCAGACAAGCTGAGAGGTGTGTTTCATAGCTTTACGGGTACGGTTGACGAGCTCAAAGCTGTGCTCGATCTGCCTCACTTCTATGTCGGGATCAATGGAGTGGTGACATTCAAGAACAATGATTTGAAGACTTTCCTTGTGGATAATCTCCCTCCCGAACGCCTCATCATAGAGACCGATGCTCCATATCTTTCACCGATGCCGAAAAGAGGTAAGCGCAACGAACCTGCTCATCTTGTGCATATTTTTGAGTATTTAACTACACTATATGGTATGTCGGCATCAACTATGAGAGATAAACTCTTTGCCAGTTCTTCTAATTTATATAACTTTACGGTCAGATAG
- a CDS encoding IS256 family transposase has translation MELTTTQKSAFISEMLSSEAGINELIRVLLDTFSKQERALFVEEHEGEQCNGFRPRRWRGYGCSFELRIPRTRSGNFQPLILGILSHQESERALLFHELYTRGLSCEDIGSVCERIYGYHYSKQQVSFLSNTSKEEIYKWLERQLSPHYLAVYIDATFAYTRREERVAQEAYYTMLGLLPDGSREVLCVVNHPTEGALNWEAELKALKARGVERIDLIISDALQGIERAIASAFPHSSHQLCVVHFKRHALNAVSKRDKDRMRQELEDLFPISGTSLTPIKAFEKLCTFAERWGKSYRSLLSLSAPRNIGYFTYLMFPEGVRRMIYSTNWVERLNRSYKRTLRMRGALPSADAVVFLLGSVAREMTERTYARRLPYFQEWSTK, from the coding sequence ATGGAGCTTACAACAACACAAAAGTCGGCATTTATTTCTGAAATGCTATCATCAGAGGCAGGTATTAACGAACTTATCCGTGTACTATTGGACACCTTCTCGAAGCAAGAACGTGCTCTTTTTGTCGAAGAGCATGAGGGTGAACAATGCAATGGTTTCCGTCCTCGTCGATGGCGAGGCTATGGCTGTAGCTTTGAGCTTCGCATTCCACGTACTCGTTCAGGGAATTTTCAGCCCCTAATTTTGGGCATCCTCTCCCATCAGGAAAGCGAACGCGCCCTCCTCTTCCATGAACTTTACACCCGAGGACTTTCGTGCGAAGACATTGGTTCGGTGTGCGAACGGATCTACGGCTATCACTATAGCAAGCAGCAAGTCAGTTTTCTCTCGAACACGAGTAAAGAGGAGATCTACAAGTGGTTGGAACGCCAACTGTCGCCCCACTATTTGGCCGTGTACATCGATGCTACCTTTGCCTACACACGGCGGGAGGAACGTGTGGCTCAGGAAGCCTATTACACGATGTTGGGGTTGCTTCCTGACGGTAGTCGGGAGGTGCTTTGTGTGGTGAATCATCCCACGGAGGGAGCGTTGAATTGGGAGGCAGAGTTGAAAGCCCTCAAAGCACGTGGAGTCGAACGTATAGACCTGATCATCTCAGATGCTTTACAAGGGATTGAACGAGCCATCGCCTCGGCTTTCCCTCACTCCTCCCATCAGCTGTGTGTCGTTCATTTCAAGCGTCACGCACTTAATGCCGTATCGAAGAGGGACAAGGATAGGATGAGACAAGAGTTGGAAGACTTGTTTCCTATTTCGGGTACAAGTCTTACACCCATCAAGGCATTTGAGAAATTGTGTACATTTGCAGAACGCTGGGGGAAAAGCTACCGGAGCCTGCTCTCCTTGTCGGCACCTCGCAATATAGGCTACTTCACTTACCTGATGTTCCCGGAGGGTGTTCGTCGTATGATTTACTCAACGAATTGGGTGGAGCGTCTCAATCGGAGCTATAAGCGTACGCTGCGTATGCGTGGGGCTCTACCCTCGGCAGATGCCGTCGTCTTTCTCTTGGGCTCTGTAGCCCGAGAAATGACCGAAAGGACTTACGCAAGGAGGTTACCCTATTTCCAAGAGTGGAGCACCAAATAA
- a CDS encoding UDP-glucose dehydrogenase family protein, with protein MKIAIVGTGYVGLVSGACFAEMGLQVYCVDINKEKIDKLSSGIIPIYEPGLSDLVTKNKRVGRLHFETSLRKCVEAGVEVIFIAVGTPSGEDGAADLSAVYAVAKEIGQVIDKYTLIVTKSTVPVGTTLEVKGIVRNELTKRGSSVDFDVASNPEFLKEGAAIKDFMSPDRVIVGTDSERAKAIMTKLYRPFTINNFRVIFMDIASSELTKYASNAMLATRISFMNEVANLCEVVGADVESVRQGMGADKRIGSSFLYAGCGYGGSCFPKDVKALSDTAKRAGLQMSIIREVDRINDEQKLQPYKKLVKHLGNDLSGKVIAVWGLAFKPETDDMREAPSIYTISAIASAGGEVRAFDPVAIEEAKKCLPSSVYYAEDIYDAAKGADAVILLTEWKQFRMPSWDRILEAMRGRLLIDGRNIYQPDELRALGFEYTGMGR; from the coding sequence ATGAAGATAGCGATAGTAGGTACAGGATACGTGGGCTTGGTCTCAGGAGCATGTTTTGCCGAGATGGGATTGCAAGTCTACTGCGTTGACATCAATAAAGAAAAGATAGACAAACTCTCATCGGGCATCATCCCCATATACGAGCCCGGGCTGAGCGACCTCGTGACCAAAAACAAAAGGGTCGGTCGCCTGCACTTTGAAACATCGCTCCGTAAGTGTGTCGAAGCCGGTGTCGAGGTCATATTCATTGCCGTAGGCACACCGTCGGGTGAGGATGGAGCAGCAGATCTGTCTGCTGTCTATGCCGTAGCAAAGGAGATCGGTCAGGTGATCGACAAATACACCCTCATCGTCACGAAGAGCACCGTACCCGTAGGTACGACATTGGAAGTCAAGGGGATCGTACGCAACGAACTCACGAAGCGAGGTTCGTCCGTCGATTTCGATGTCGCTTCGAACCCCGAGTTTCTCAAAGAAGGTGCCGCGATCAAGGACTTCATGAGTCCCGACCGTGTCATCGTGGGTACGGACTCGGAGCGTGCCAAAGCGATCATGACGAAGCTCTACCGTCCGTTCACGATCAATAACTTCAGGGTCATATTCATGGACATCGCATCGTCCGAGCTCACAAAATATGCCTCCAATGCCATGTTGGCAACCCGCATAAGTTTCATGAACGAGGTCGCCAACCTCTGCGAAGTGGTCGGTGCGGATGTCGAGTCGGTACGCCAGGGGATGGGTGCCGACAAGCGTATCGGCAGTTCGTTCCTCTATGCCGGCTGTGGCTATGGTGGCTCTTGCTTTCCCAAGGATGTCAAAGCCCTATCGGATACGGCAAAGAGGGCGGGTTTACAGATGAGCATCATCCGAGAGGTCGATCGCATCAATGACGAACAGAAACTACAGCCTTACAAAAAGCTGGTAAAACACCTTGGCAACGACCTCAGTGGCAAAGTCATTGCCGTGTGGGGCTTGGCCTTCAAGCCTGAAACGGATGATATGCGTGAAGCCCCCTCGATCTACACGATCTCTGCCATCGCAAGTGCAGGAGGAGAGGTGAGGGCCTTCGATCCCGTCGCCATTGAAGAGGCAAAAAAATGTCTCCCCTCATCGGTCTACTATGCTGAGGACATCTACGATGCGGCAAAAGGTGCAGATGCAGTCATCCTCCTGACAGAGTGGAAGCAGTTCCGCATGCCTTCATGGGATCGTATCCTCGAAGCAATGAGGGGACGCCTCCTCATCGATGGGCGCAACATCTATCAGCCCGACGAACTACGAGCTTTGGGGTTCGAGTACACGGGGATGGGTAGATGA
- a CDS encoding tetratricopeptide repeat protein yields MKRVLCHLFIMLFACFGLSEEVSAQIDTDRVMIIGQNAISFKDYVLAIQYFNTAIRYNPEKAEPYFYRGVAKYSLGDLYGTEADCTSCLERNPYIYRAYFLRALARQTLGKDSLAMSDYKAVLYNNPDDQGALHNISLLHIEKGDTAQAHEALDRLKRFYPQYAPTYLIEGSLALSQRDTITATTLFQKGLELNPTSDAPYKSLARVAYAKQDYRKALEYLDRALDYDTEATDLYALRGIVRFQMNNLRGAMADYSTALDLKPANLLARYNRALLRTRVGELQGAVEDFNVLLRYEPNNTLARYNRALLSTDLGDYRQAKLDLDVIIDRYPTFVPAYLQRASVHRYTGNNRGADIDMHYASQLMNDPKTRRQFQQKGVNKSKDPNDDPETKATREEEDKNIHKFRMLVYDGSKHGYSDLYQDDEGIRGRVQDRKGRVEAEPMYILSYYETESKGKIETNEYKNTWGNPHVKYSLRFIRQLPLLSENIIAEHQRRVATALETNSDTDLFARAMDLSTLRDYQGASEALSRIIDTSSDIAPLSRFQYATVLMYLYTLEVNKATKEASDNRASSTARPALDPSKNPLALASSARLKQLSNNAIEQLKLLDAQYPDTPFILYNLGCIYYMTGAYKEAIDYFTKAIALDKDFSASYFNRALCYYAIGNAEVGHRDMSTAGGLGLYKAYSIIKRMQ; encoded by the coding sequence ATGAAACGAGTTCTTTGTCATCTGTTCATCATGCTTTTTGCATGCTTCGGGCTTTCTGAAGAGGTCTCGGCGCAGATTGACACAGATCGTGTCATGATTATCGGTCAGAATGCCATATCGTTCAAGGATTACGTTTTGGCCATTCAATACTTCAATACGGCTATTCGTTATAATCCCGAAAAAGCCGAACCCTATTTCTATCGTGGTGTCGCCAAGTACAGTCTCGGAGACCTTTACGGTACGGAGGCAGACTGTACCTCTTGTTTGGAGCGCAACCCATATATTTACCGGGCTTATTTTCTCAGGGCCCTTGCTCGCCAGACTTTAGGTAAGGATAGCCTTGCGATGTCCGACTATAAAGCTGTCTTGTACAACAACCCTGATGATCAAGGAGCTTTGCATAACATCTCACTTTTGCATATCGAAAAAGGAGATACTGCTCAGGCTCACGAAGCCCTTGATCGTCTCAAACGCTTCTATCCGCAGTATGCACCCACATATCTCATAGAGGGTTCATTGGCTTTGTCACAGAGAGACACTATCACTGCGACAACGCTTTTTCAGAAGGGATTAGAACTCAATCCCACCTCCGATGCTCCTTACAAATCCTTGGCAAGGGTCGCTTATGCGAAGCAAGACTACCGCAAGGCTTTGGAGTATCTTGATAGAGCCTTGGATTACGATACCGAAGCCACTGATCTCTATGCTCTTCGAGGTATTGTTCGCTTTCAGATGAACAACCTGAGGGGGGCTATGGCTGATTACTCCACGGCTCTTGATCTCAAGCCTGCCAATCTCTTGGCTCGTTACAACAGAGCTTTGCTTCGTACCCGTGTTGGGGAATTACAAGGTGCCGTTGAGGACTTCAATGTCCTTCTGAGGTATGAGCCCAACAATACCCTTGCTCGTTACAATAGGGCTCTTCTCTCCACTGATTTGGGAGATTACAGACAGGCTAAGCTCGACTTGGATGTCATTATCGATCGTTATCCCACATTTGTCCCTGCCTACCTCCAACGAGCTTCAGTACATCGCTATACGGGAAACAATAGGGGTGCGGACATCGATATGCACTACGCATCTCAACTCATGAACGATCCCAAGACACGTAGGCAGTTCCAACAAAAGGGCGTAAACAAATCCAAAGATCCCAACGATGATCCTGAGACAAAAGCCACTAGAGAAGAAGAGGACAAAAACATCCATAAGTTCCGAATGCTTGTTTATGATGGTAGTAAACACGGATACAGTGACCTCTACCAAGACGATGAAGGTATCCGTGGGCGAGTACAAGATCGTAAGGGTAGGGTAGAAGCCGAACCTATGTACATTCTCTCTTATTATGAGACAGAGTCCAAAGGCAAGATCGAGACCAACGAGTACAAAAACACTTGGGGCAATCCCCACGTAAAATACTCACTCCGTTTTATCCGTCAGCTCCCTCTCCTTTCCGAGAACATCATCGCAGAGCATCAGAGGAGGGTTGCGACAGCACTTGAGACAAATTCCGATACCGACCTCTTTGCGAGGGCTATGGATCTCTCCACACTGAGAGATTACCAAGGTGCATCCGAAGCTCTCTCGCGTATCATCGACACATCGTCTGACATTGCACCTCTCTCCAGGTTTCAGTATGCTACGGTACTTATGTACCTGTATACATTGGAAGTAAATAAGGCGACAAAGGAAGCTTCTGATAATAGAGCCTCTTCGACTGCTCGACCTGCTTTAGATCCATCGAAAAATCCTTTGGCTTTGGCGTCATCCGCACGTCTCAAACAGCTCTCCAATAATGCTATCGAACAACTAAAACTTCTCGATGCTCAGTATCCTGACACTCCTTTTATCCTGTACAATCTGGGTTGTATCTACTATATGACGGGCGCATATAAAGAAGCCATCGACTACTTCACCAAAGCCATCGCTTTGGACAAAGATTTTTCGGCATCCTACTTCAATAGAGCCCTCTGTTATTACGCCATCGGTAATGCCGAAGTTGGGCACAGAGACATGAGCACAGCAGGAGGTTTGGGGCTATACAAGGCTTACAGCATCATCAAACGAATGCAGTAA
- a CDS encoding OPT family oligopeptide transporter: MKEELKKQGELPDNAFRPLKPGETYTPLIPDAAQPKEVTVWSVAWGILMAVIFSAAAAYLGLKVGQVFEAAIPIAIIAVGLSSATKRKNALLENVMIQSIGASSGVIVAGAIFTLPAIYILQAKYPEISVSFFQVFMSSLLGGILGILLLIPFRKYFVKEKHGEFPFPEATATTQVLVSGEKGGSQAKPLVIAGLVGGLYDFAVSTFGWWHEVFSSRVLPFGEAVADKAKVVFKLNTGAAVLGLGYIIGLKYVAIICAGSFLVWWIIVPGMSLIFNDIVLTFGDPNITATVGSMSAEEIFRTYARDIGIGGIATAGIIGIIRSRSIIASALSLAGKELKGKDGSKAVIEPRTQRDLPMKVIAWGTLLALVMTGVFFYLGVVDNLLFACVGLVLVALIAFLFTTVAANAIAIVGSNPVSGMTLMTLIISSIILVAVGMKGSAGMVSALIIGGVVCTALSMAGGFITDLKIGYWLGSTPLNQQRWKFLGTLVSAATVGGVIMILNKTYGFTDGTLAAPQANAMAALIEPLMSGTSAKWALYGIGAILAILLTVFKVPALAFALGMFIPLELNTPLLVGGLISWFVSTRSKDADVNKARLEKGTLLASGFIAGGALMGVVSATMRYLEFNFVDRAWLESSASQWVTVLVYLCIITYLVLASKPSSKDKK, translated from the coding sequence ATGAAAGAAGAACTCAAAAAACAAGGCGAATTGCCGGACAATGCCTTTCGCCCTCTGAAGCCGGGAGAGACCTACACTCCTCTCATCCCGGATGCCGCCCAGCCCAAGGAGGTCACCGTATGGTCGGTAGCATGGGGGATATTGATGGCAGTCATCTTCAGTGCCGCAGCCGCCTACCTCGGTCTGAAGGTGGGACAAGTCTTTGAGGCAGCGATACCCATTGCGATCATTGCCGTAGGTCTGTCGAGTGCCACAAAACGTAAAAATGCCCTCCTCGAAAATGTGATGATCCAGTCCATCGGTGCTTCGAGCGGGGTCATCGTGGCAGGTGCGATCTTCACCCTGCCTGCGATCTATATCCTACAGGCAAAGTATCCGGAGATCTCGGTGAGCTTCTTCCAAGTCTTTATGAGTTCGCTCCTTGGCGGTATCCTTGGCATCTTGCTTCTCATTCCGTTCCGCAAGTACTTCGTAAAGGAGAAGCATGGAGAATTTCCATTCCCCGAAGCGACAGCGACCACACAGGTACTTGTCTCGGGTGAAAAAGGCGGTAGCCAAGCCAAACCTCTCGTCATCGCAGGTCTTGTCGGTGGTCTTTATGACTTTGCCGTATCGACATTTGGTTGGTGGCACGAGGTCTTCAGCAGTAGAGTTTTACCCTTTGGCGAAGCCGTTGCAGACAAGGCAAAAGTGGTCTTCAAGCTCAACACGGGAGCTGCAGTCCTCGGGCTCGGCTACATTATCGGGTTGAAATATGTGGCAATCATCTGTGCGGGCTCGTTCCTTGTCTGGTGGATCATCGTCCCCGGTATGTCTCTCATCTTTAATGACATCGTATTGACATTCGGAGACCCCAACATCACAGCGACTGTGGGCAGCATGTCCGCCGAAGAGATCTTCCGCACCTACGCAAGAGACATCGGTATCGGAGGTATCGCCACTGCAGGTATCATCGGCATCATCCGCAGCCGTAGCATCATCGCATCGGCACTCAGCCTTGCAGGTAAGGAACTTAAAGGCAAAGATGGCTCTAAGGCTGTCATCGAGCCCCGTACCCAAAGAGACCTTCCGATGAAAGTCATCGCATGGGGGACACTTTTGGCACTCGTCATGACAGGCGTATTCTTCTACCTTGGTGTCGTAGACAACCTCCTCTTCGCTTGTGTAGGCCTTGTCTTGGTGGCACTCATCGCCTTCCTTTTCACCACAGTGGCTGCCAACGCCATCGCCATCGTGGGTTCCAACCCCGTATCGGGAATGACCCTCATGACCCTCATCATCTCATCCATCATCCTTGTGGCTGTCGGCATGAAAGGATCAGCAGGTATGGTGTCGGCACTCATCATCGGTGGTGTGGTCTGCACGGCACTCTCTATGGCAGGAGGCTTCATCACCGACCTCAAGATCGGCTATTGGCTCGGGTCTACCCCTCTCAACCAACAGAGGTGGAAGTTCCTCGGCACACTCGTATCCGCAGCAACGGTGGGTGGTGTCATCATGATCCTCAACAAAACCTACGGCTTCACCGACGGTACCCTTGCAGCGCCACAAGCAAATGCAATGGCGGCCCTCATCGAGCCACTGATGTCGGGTACCTCTGCGAAGTGGGCACTCTACGGTATCGGTGCGATCCTTGCCATCCTGCTCACGGTCTTCAAAGTCCCAGCATTGGCATTCGCACTTGGTATGTTCATCCCACTCGAACTCAACACGCCTCTCCTCGTCGGAGGTCTCATCAGTTGGTTTGTCAGCACTCGTAGCAAAGATGCAGACGTCAATAAGGCACGCCTCGAAAAGGGGACACTCCTCGCATCTGGCTTCATCGCAGGTGGGGCACTCATGGGCGTGGTAAGTGCAACGATGCGTTACCTCGAATTTAACTTCGTAGACAGGGCATGGCTCGAAAGCTCAGCCTCACAATGGGTAACCGTCCTCGTCTACCTCTGCATCATCACCTACCTTGTCCTCGCCTCCAAACCCTCCAGCAAGGATAAGAAGTAA
- the pncB gene encoding nicotinate phosphoribosyltransferase: MSECVIKSLLDTDLYKFTTGYAYSKLFPRACGQFRFVDRDGIDYPEGFVDLVRAEIQKMSEIALSAEEETFLYNALPYLPPTYIDFLKGYRFNPSEVTVDMIDGRLSIVAEGLLYRITLWETPILALVSELYFKAKGQTPDMDYLRNSAISKAKEMRENDLRVSLFGMRRRFSGEVEDLVTGLLKEYGGDSLFGTSNMYYAMKHGLRVTGTHPHEWVQFHGAIYGYKMANYMSMEHWIDVYDGDLGTVLTDTYTTDVFMLNFSKKHANLFTSLRHDSGDPLLFTDKALARYAELRIDPTIKYIVFSDSLNIPKAVKIKEYCDGKIGATFGIGTNLTNDVGNNIKPLNIVMKLFKCRMSKSQPWQDCVKLSDVAGKHTGSENEIRLAKETLGII, encoded by the coding sequence ATGAGTGAATGTGTGATCAAAAGCCTGCTGGACACGGACTTGTACAAGTTCACGACAGGATATGCTTATTCGAAGCTCTTTCCAAGGGCTTGCGGACAGTTTAGATTTGTCGACAGAGACGGCATCGACTACCCCGAGGGATTTGTGGATTTGGTACGTGCCGAGATCCAAAAGATGAGTGAGATCGCACTTTCGGCAGAAGAGGAGACGTTTCTCTACAATGCCCTACCCTACCTGCCACCTACATACATAGACTTCCTGAAAGGGTACAGGTTCAACCCCTCGGAGGTGACCGTGGATATGATCGATGGTCGTCTGAGCATCGTTGCGGAAGGGTTGTTGTACCGCATCACGCTTTGGGAGACCCCTATACTTGCGTTGGTGTCTGAGCTTTATTTCAAGGCTAAAGGACAGACTCCGGATATGGACTACCTGCGTAATTCGGCCATCTCAAAGGCCAAAGAGATGAGAGAGAACGATCTCAGAGTATCGCTCTTCGGCATGCGAAGACGCTTCAGTGGTGAGGTCGAAGATCTTGTCACGGGATTGCTCAAGGAGTATGGGGGAGACAGTTTGTTCGGCACCAGCAATATGTACTATGCCATGAAGCATGGTCTGCGTGTGACAGGGACCCACCCTCACGAGTGGGTGCAGTTTCATGGTGCGATATACGGCTACAAGATGGCGAACTACATGTCTATGGAGCATTGGATCGATGTGTACGATGGCGACCTCGGCACTGTGCTCACAGACACGTACACGACAGATGTCTTCATGCTCAACTTCAGTAAGAAGCACGCCAACCTCTTCACATCCCTGAGACACGACAGTGGCGACCCTCTGCTCTTCACGGACAAGGCCCTCGCTCGCTATGCCGAACTGAGGATAGACCCGACGATCAAGTACATCGTCTTCTCCGACAGTCTCAATATACCTAAGGCGGTCAAGATCAAAGAGTACTGTGATGGTAAGATCGGAGCGACCTTCGGTATCGGCACGAATCTGACCAACGATGTGGGCAACAACATCAAGCCCCTCAACATCGTCATGAAGCTCTTCAAGTGTCGCATGTCGAAAAGCCAACCTTGGCAAGACTGTGTCAAACTCTCAGATGTCGCCGGCAAGCACACGGGTAGCGAGAATGAAATCCGTCTGGCAAAGGAGACGCTCGGCATCATCTGA
- the def gene encoding peptide deformylase, with protein MKLPIYLYGHPVLREETAELDSNYPDLKKLIADMYETMYDAEGIGLAAPQIGKAIRLMVIDADVLAEDYPECKDFKKVFINPKITDHNDETVSLSEGCLSIPGIQEKVSRPTKITVEYVDEAFIPQKLELEGFAARVFQHEFDHIEQTLFTDRISPMRKQMIKSKLQKISQGKVNTHYRTVIKR; from the coding sequence ATGAAACTACCTATCTATCTATACGGCCATCCTGTGCTCAGAGAAGAGACCGCTGAGCTTGACAGTAATTATCCTGATCTCAAAAAACTCATTGCGGATATGTACGAAACCATGTACGATGCCGAAGGTATCGGTCTTGCAGCTCCTCAGATTGGTAAAGCCATACGTCTTATGGTCATCGATGCTGATGTGCTTGCCGAAGACTACCCGGAGTGTAAAGATTTCAAGAAGGTCTTCATCAATCCAAAGATCACCGATCATAACGACGAAACTGTTTCTCTCAGTGAGGGGTGTCTTAGCATTCCCGGCATTCAGGAAAAGGTGTCTCGTCCGACAAAGATAACAGTCGAATATGTGGACGAAGCTTTTATCCCACAGAAACTCGAACTTGAAGGGTTTGCGGCAAGGGTCTTTCAGCACGAGTTTGACCACATCGAGCAGACCCTCTTTACAGATAGGATATCTCCTATGCGCAAACAGATGATCAAGTCCAAACTTCAGAAGATCTCTCAAGGTAAGGTGAACACTCACTACCGCACGGTCATAAAAAGATAA
- a CDS encoding polyprenyl synthetase family protein, with translation MNKEQEYLLREVERALERVITDSDRPKELYDPIKYGLSMGGKRLRPVLALLAYRLFAPQGDLAIPLRAAVALEVFHNFTLLHDDLMDDAPMRRGQPTVYRKWDANTAILSGDAMMIVAYRELATLPAELLKPVLEEFNAMALGVCEGQQYDMDFEHRRDVSVDEYMSMIHYKTSCLIASSMKIGALIAGATTEQCERIYKVGDALGLAFQLMDDYLDIWGTASFGKRKGGDILEEKKTWLLIKALELASREGTLALSEALALKDEEAKIAEVTKYYEAKGLNKQLLGLVSHYSAQAVSLLEGLNINEAYAEVLKGIIISLTAREL, from the coding sequence ATGAATAAAGAACAAGAATATCTCCTCCGAGAGGTCGAGCGGGCTCTTGAGCGTGTCATCACAGATAGCGATCGCCCCAAGGAACTGTATGATCCTATTAAGTATGGTCTCTCGATGGGGGGGAAGCGACTTCGCCCTGTGCTTGCACTGTTGGCTTACCGCTTATTTGCGCCCCAAGGGGATTTGGCTATTCCGCTTCGTGCGGCTGTGGCTTTGGAGGTGTTTCACAACTTCACGCTCCTGCACGATGATCTTATGGATGATGCGCCCATGCGTAGAGGGCAGCCTACAGTTTACCGTAAGTGGGATGCAAATACCGCTATTCTTTCGGGGGATGCCATGATGATTGTGGCTTATAGAGAGCTGGCAACCCTACCTGCCGAGCTCTTGAAACCTGTGCTGGAGGAGTTCAACGCCATGGCTCTCGGTGTCTGTGAGGGACAGCAGTACGATATGGACTTTGAGCACCGTAGGGATGTTTCCGTGGATGAGTATATGTCGATGATCCACTACAAGACCTCTTGTCTCATCGCTTCGTCTATGAAGATCGGTGCGCTCATTGCCGGTGCGACGACCGAACAGTGCGAACGGATATATAAGGTAGGTGATGCCCTTGGGCTGGCATTTCAGCTCATGGATGACTACTTGGACATCTGGGGAACGGCTTCTTTTGGTAAACGGAAAGGGGGAGATATCCTCGAAGAGAAAAAGACTTGGTTGCTGATCAAGGCTTTGGAGCTTGCTTCCAGAGAGGGGACATTGGCTTTGTCAGAAGCTCTTGCACTTAAGGATGAGGAGGCAAAGATCGCCGAGGTGACGAAGTATTACGAGGCTAAGGGGCTGAATAAACAGCTTTTGGGGCTGGTGTCGCATTATTCTGCTCAAGCTGTCTCATTACTCGAAGGACTCAATATAAATGAGGCATACGCAGAGGTGTTGAAGGGGATCATCATAAGTCTTACTGCGCGCGAACTATGA
- the ruvX gene encoding Holliday junction resolvase RuvX translates to MGRLVALDIGRKRTGIAATDIMKIVPGGLGYLPTHQIPEWLVKYCSEEEVEKVIIGEPKQANYQDSESVKYINPVINRIKKLLPDLEIVRYDERYTSVMAQRAMIDAGLKQHKRREKGLVDEISAVIILRDYMEYIDNTSFRL, encoded by the coding sequence ATGGGACGACTTGTGGCACTCGATATCGGGCGAAAACGTACGGGGATCGCAGCTACCGACATTATGAAGATTGTGCCTGGTGGGCTGGGCTACCTGCCTACGCATCAGATCCCTGAGTGGTTGGTCAAGTATTGTTCGGAAGAGGAGGTCGAGAAAGTCATCATCGGCGAGCCCAAGCAGGCCAACTATCAAGACTCCGAGAGTGTCAAGTACATCAATCCTGTGATCAACAGGATCAAGAAGTTGCTTCCGGATTTGGAGATCGTTCGTTATGATGAGCGTTACACTTCCGTGATGGCCCAACGTGCGATGATCGATGCCGGGCTCAAGCAACACAAGAGAAGAGAAAAAGGACTTGTCGACGAAATAAGTGCCGTCATCATTCTCCGAGATTATATGGAGTACATCGACAATACGTCTTTCAGATTATAA